The Ancylothrix sp. D3o genome contains the following window.
GCTTTGAGTCAAGCTGCAAACCGTGGATCGTCCCAATTAATGCCAATGGAGTAAGCATTGAAAGTTGTGCAGAAAATTCCGTGTAATATCCTAAATAAAGATGTTATGCGGAAAATTTCTATATAACATCAAGGGATACACGGAAAAATTCCATATAATCCTCCTGTAAAGGGTGGTTATACGGAAAAATTCTGTATAATACCTAAATAAGCGGGTAAAAAAGAAGTTTTCCGTAGATTCAGGCAAGAATCCGTTATAATGCTTGATGTATTAGGATTGAGAAAAAGATTATACGGAAAGTTTCCGTATAATAAATAGTTAGCCCTCAAGTTATTTGTGAGGACAATCCTGAAGATTCCGGTGCATAGCGGTTGTAAATAGCTCACTATTTGACTACCTTAGTTCTGAGAAAGTAACCTTAAATCTGTTAGGCATAGCACATTAAACCTCACCTATAACTATCTATTTTTATGAGTGAACTAAAAATTAATTCAGAGTTTTGCTTCGATTCCAGCAAAAAATTAACTATTGAGATTGCTCACAATGCGCTGAAAAATTATGCTGATAGGTTTTCATTAGCACTAAAACTAGACGAATCAATACCAGTAATACTTGATACCAATGTACTTCTTGCATATTATGGGTTGTCTCAAATCGAGAAGGACAAACTAATTGAGTTCTTAAAGCAAAATAAAGATCGGCTATTCCTAACGTCCCAAATCGAAAAAGAATTTCTAAGAAATAGAATAAGGACTATTAATAAAGATTTCTTTAATCCCCTCAAAAGCATTCAATCGGATTTTCAATCAACCTACAAAGATATTAAGAATAAGCTCAAAAGTTTTCTTGAAAGCAAGAAAAACACCTTGTCCAAGGATTATCCTGAGATTTGGGATTTACTCTCGGAGAAACAACAGAAGTTAAATGAACTTCTTGAAGACGAACAAACTTTAAGTGAGAGGCTTGCACAAGAAATTGAAAGGAAGACAACAGATTATGAGAATATCTATGTTGTAGATAATTTATTGGAGGCTTGTGCTAAGTTAACAATCATTCCATCTCTGGATGATAAAGAAGTAGATTTTGTCAAAAAACAATATGATGCTTTGTGGCAGAAGTATGAGGTAGAAAAAGATGAAACAAAGCGCCGAGAAATAATATTTCCTGGTTGTGGAGATAAACGGAACAAAGAAGATCCATACGGAGACTTCATCATTTTTCATGAGATATTAAAGTTTATGGTTTGTGGAAAAGATGGAGCAGGCAAGACAGATGTGATATTTTTAACACGCGAAAAAACTAAAGGCGATTGGATTCATTCAGATTTATCTCCTATTATTCACTACATCGAAAAAGCCTTTCTTGTAACTGATAAGACCTTATTTATCATTCATGCAGAAAAACCACTTGAAATCTCCTTTGAGAATATTCACAAAGCTAATCAGACTCAAGAAAATGACCCAGTTATCCGAGAAAGTACAATTTTAAGTTTGAATTTTGATAAGCAATGGGGATTTATTTATTCTAAAGCTGGCAATCTATACTTTAATCAGTATTTAATGGAAGACCAGGGAGCTTTCCGTTCTCTTTCTCAGCATGATATAGTCCAATATCAAATTGGACAAAATCAAAGCGGTGACGATATAGCAACTAATGTCAAGAAAATTAT
Protein-coding sequences here:
- a CDS encoding PIN-like domain-containing protein, whose amino-acid sequence is MSELKINSEFCFDSSKKLTIEIAHNALKNYADRFSLALKLDESIPVILDTNVLLAYYGLSQIEKDKLIEFLKQNKDRLFLTSQIEKEFLRNRIRTINKDFFNPLKSIQSDFQSTYKDIKNKLKSFLESKKNTLSKDYPEIWDLLSEKQQKLNELLEDEQTLSERLAQEIERKTTDYENIYVVDNLLEACAKLTIIPSLDDKEVDFVKKQYDALWQKYEVEKDETKRREIIFPGCGDKRNKEDPYGDFIIFHEILKFMVCGKDGAGKTDVIFLTREKTKGDWIHSDLSPIIHYIEKAFLVTDKTLFIIHAEKPLEISFENIHKANQTQENDPVIRESTILSLNFDKQWGFIYSKAGNLYFNQYLMEDQGAFRSLSQHDIVQYQIGQNQSGDDIATNVKKIIYSFEDKTQPILESTVSRIYKDKGYGFISAQPENLYFHSTFLEDPKAFHALEIGSRVEYIVGKNEFGEDIARLVREVLQPQNKVDTSE